A stretch of Aureispira sp. CCB-E DNA encodes these proteins:
- a CDS encoding citrate (Si)-synthase produces the protein MDILKQRFQAKAFALFKANKDMLKEHGDLVIDKVSIRQMFGGMRGMKSMIWETSELDAYEGIRFRGYSIRQLRKALPKAEGCKEPLPEGLFWLMLVGDIPTDKEVKWVTEEWKKRSNVPEHTFRMLDSLPTTTHPMTQFSSAILSMQTESIFAKRYAEGISKQDYWDAYYEDTMNLIACLPRIAAYIYRRTYFDNKHIEPNPELDWGANFAHMLGVSDNPDFLSLMRLYLTIHADHEGGNASAHTTHLVGSTLSDPYYSLSGGMNALAGPLHGLANQEVIKWILQMVDDLGTDTPSSDQIADYIHKTLAEGKVIPGYGHAVLRQPDPRYMAQRVFAEDYINDDPIVKIVWKLFDIVPPLLQDLGKVKNPWPNVDAHSGALLMHYGLKDFSFYTVLFGVSRAMGVLASGVWSRALGMPLERPKSLTSLAVKNFIEKEATSSTPKE, from the coding sequence ATGGATATTTTAAAACAAAGATTTCAAGCTAAGGCATTTGCTTTATTCAAAGCAAATAAAGATATGCTTAAAGAACATGGAGATTTAGTAATCGATAAAGTTTCTATCCGCCAAATGTTTGGTGGTATGCGTGGTATGAAGAGTATGATTTGGGAAACATCAGAGTTGGATGCTTACGAAGGGATTCGATTCAGAGGTTACTCTATCCGTCAATTACGCAAAGCATTGCCCAAAGCCGAGGGTTGTAAAGAACCATTGCCAGAAGGTTTATTTTGGCTGATGCTCGTTGGAGATATCCCTACAGATAAAGAAGTTAAATGGGTAACGGAAGAATGGAAAAAACGTTCTAATGTTCCAGAACATACGTTCAGAATGTTGGATTCTTTGCCAACAACAACGCATCCAATGACACAATTTAGTTCGGCAATCTTGTCGATGCAAACAGAAAGTATTTTTGCTAAGCGTTATGCTGAAGGCATTAGCAAGCAAGATTATTGGGATGCGTATTACGAAGATACGATGAACTTAATTGCTTGTTTGCCACGTATTGCGGCTTATATTTATCGTCGTACATATTTTGATAACAAGCACATCGAACCAAATCCAGAGTTGGATTGGGGAGCAAATTTTGCGCACATGTTGGGCGTAAGTGATAATCCTGATTTTCTGAGCTTGATGCGTCTGTACTTGACTATTCACGCAGATCATGAAGGTGGAAATGCTTCGGCACATACAACACATTTAGTAGGATCTACTTTAAGTGATCCTTATTATTCTTTGTCTGGCGGTATGAATGCTTTGGCTGGACCATTGCATGGTTTGGCTAACCAAGAAGTTATTAAGTGGATTCTTCAAATGGTTGACGATTTAGGGACAGATACACCTAGTTCAGACCAAATTGCAGACTACATCCACAAAACTTTGGCAGAAGGAAAAGTGATCCCTGGCTATGGACATGCTGTGTTGCGCCAACCAGACCCACGCTATATGGCACAACGTGTTTTTGCTGAAGATTACATCAATGACGACCCAATCGTAAAAATAGTTTGGAAGTTGTTTGACATCGTTCCACCATTATTGCAAGATTTGGGTAAGGTGAAAAATCCTTGGCCTAATGTTGATGCCCATTCTGGTGCTTTGTTGATGCATTATGGATTAAAAGACTTTAGCTTCTATACTGTATTGTTTGGGGTGTCTCGTGCAATGGGAGTATTGGCATCTGGTGTATGGTCTAGAGCATTGGGTATGCCTTTGGAGCGACCTAAGTCCTTGACTTCTTTGGCTGTTAAGAACTTTATAGAAAAAGAAGCTACTAGCAGCACTCCAAAAGAGTAA
- the ybeY gene encoding rRNA maturation RNase YbeY translates to MELTFHSEGIDFELEDSTIIQTWLKQVIKNENWILANVAYIFCSDAYLYKMNVEHLQHDTYTDVITFQYNEDFVEGDVFISVERTAENAGIFGVTPNRELHRVMVHGLLHLMGYKDKEPKDKALMTEKENQYLELLDTILVSN, encoded by the coding sequence ATGGAACTTACCTTTCATTCCGAAGGAATTGATTTTGAGTTGGAGGACTCTACTATAATTCAAACATGGCTAAAACAGGTCATTAAAAATGAAAATTGGATCTTGGCAAATGTTGCTTATATCTTTTGTAGCGATGCTTATTTGTATAAAATGAATGTAGAACACCTACAACATGATACCTATACAGATGTCATTACTTTTCAATATAATGAGGACTTTGTAGAAGGGGATGTTTTTATTAGTGTTGAAAGAACGGCAGAAAATGCTGGAATCTTTGGCGTTACTCCTAACCGTGAATTACATCGTGTGATGGTACATGGATTGTTGCATTTGATGGGGTACAAAGACAAAGAACCCAAGGACAAAGCATTGATGACAGAGAAAGAAAATCAATATTTGGAGCTATTGGATACTATTTTGGTGTCGAATTAG
- a CDS encoding DUF4175 family protein yields the protein MQNSNYQSLIEKIDQFTRKYYMNNLIRGSLYSIGVLLVAFISFSLLEYYYFTATTSSMQLRKVLFYSFLGISIITLGALVFRPLLQYFKLGAVISHEQAAKIIGRHFGNVKDKLLNVLQLKEQMNYADSALVEASINQKIQTLKPVPFTAAIDLKENKRYLRYALPPLLLLLLLLFSSNILEESAGRIINNNKEFEKAALFSFIVEDKERKVVQYNNYDLEVRVDGEALPNEVFIEVDNYKYKLEKKSPNTFKYTFVELRKDTKFNLTANGVISKSYDIDVLEKPQVADFDINLNYPSYTGRKNESITGIGDLVVPVGTNIDWLFKSINTNTLNVQFPGEKEKTETTQVGEAAFSIKKRVLKEGTYKIFIGNKELPTGDSISYSLTLIPDMYPSIDVQSNRDSLNDKIVYFVGEASDDYGLRALNFNYKIERQDQVVKEDKMSMAITKGKQTTYDHILNVKDLNLRPGDKLSYYFQAFDNDGVSGSKSVKTPVMYYEMPTVEELKENETTNNAEIKNELEDAIKKMKKLGDDVKRVQNRILQKKDMNWQDRRELEKLIKEREAIEEEIQEAKDNFDENIQKQEEYQKVSKEIAEKQEMLQKLFDEVMNDEMKELFQEMEEMLNEMDQEKLKEQLDEIKMSEEEMEKELDRMLELFKKMEVEKAMEDAVNELDSLAKEQEELSKQAEENASENEKTEENQEDKKDAGDKKDGDGDKKQEDKKDGADKKKMSQEELEKKQEEINKKFDQIMEKVKEAKEKNEELESPMDMDSEEMDQQEQDVQENLQNSSQQLQKKNNKKASKSQKNAAQKMKEMSKEMKEMMQMNQMQQMQQDVKSMRQLLENLVDMSFEQEDLIDDVNITIANTPTYVKLVQKQDKLKDDFRHIEDSLQALSKRVYQIEAFVTEKVTEVKKTLKKSVETLEERQKRTAVVQQQYTMTGVNDLALMLNEAMDQMQQQMAQQMPGTQVCEKPGQGKPGGQGQGMGKDGKKPGMGGLRQMQEQLNKQMEKMKEMMKQGKMPGGKQFAQMAAKQAAIRKALQDAKKKGQKKGKGGGKELQEMIDAMDKVETDLVNKRLPNDMQKRQKDILTRLLQAENAERERELDEKRKAERPDKYVPKMPPALEEYLKKRQGQVEMFKTVSPSLKPYYKNLVEKYFRALN from the coding sequence ATGCAAAATAGTAACTATCAATCCCTAATTGAGAAAATCGACCAATTTACTCGCAAATATTATATGAACAACCTTATTAGAGGGAGTTTGTATAGCATTGGTGTTTTATTAGTAGCATTTATTAGCTTTTCATTGCTAGAGTATTATTACTTTACAGCTACAACCTCTTCAATGCAGCTTCGTAAAGTACTATTTTACTCTTTCTTAGGAATCAGTATTATAACGTTGGGAGCGTTGGTGTTTCGACCATTGTTGCAATATTTTAAATTAGGAGCTGTTATTTCTCACGAACAAGCTGCTAAAATTATTGGTCGTCACTTTGGAAATGTAAAAGATAAGTTACTGAATGTATTACAACTAAAAGAACAAATGAATTATGCGGACTCTGCATTGGTGGAGGCTAGTATTAATCAGAAAATTCAGACGTTAAAGCCTGTCCCTTTCACAGCTGCCATTGACTTGAAAGAAAACAAACGTTATTTGCGCTATGCGTTGCCTCCGTTATTATTGTTGTTGTTATTATTGTTTTCATCTAATATTTTGGAAGAAAGTGCTGGTCGTATTATTAATAACAATAAAGAGTTTGAAAAAGCAGCCCTATTTAGTTTTATTGTTGAAGATAAAGAGCGAAAAGTGGTGCAATACAACAATTATGACTTAGAGGTGCGTGTCGATGGAGAAGCACTACCCAATGAGGTGTTTATTGAGGTTGATAATTATAAATATAAATTAGAGAAAAAAAGCCCCAATACATTTAAATATACATTTGTAGAATTACGCAAAGACACTAAATTTAATTTAACTGCCAATGGAGTGATTTCTAAAAGTTATGATATTGATGTCTTAGAAAAACCTCAAGTAGCGGATTTTGATATTAATTTAAATTATCCTTCTTATACTGGGCGCAAAAATGAATCAATTACGGGGATTGGAGACTTGGTAGTACCTGTGGGGACAAATATTGATTGGTTGTTTAAATCTATTAACACCAATACTCTGAATGTTCAATTTCCAGGAGAAAAAGAAAAAACAGAAACTACTCAAGTGGGCGAAGCTGCTTTTTCTATTAAAAAGCGTGTGTTAAAAGAGGGAACCTATAAAATATTTATTGGCAATAAAGAATTGCCAACAGGTGATTCTATTTCTTATTCTCTGACGTTAATTCCTGATATGTACCCATCAATAGACGTACAATCTAATCGAGATAGCTTGAACGATAAGATTGTTTACTTTGTAGGGGAGGCGTCAGATGATTATGGTTTGAGAGCATTAAATTTTAATTACAAAATTGAGCGCCAAGATCAGGTTGTTAAGGAAGATAAAATGTCAATGGCAATCACAAAAGGCAAGCAAACAACGTACGATCATATCCTTAATGTAAAAGATTTAAACCTAAGACCTGGAGATAAATTGAGCTACTATTTTCAAGCATTTGATAACGATGGTGTCAGTGGTAGCAAATCGGTAAAAACTCCTGTGATGTACTATGAAATGCCTACCGTAGAGGAATTGAAAGAAAACGAGACGACGAACAATGCTGAGATTAAGAATGAATTGGAAGATGCCATTAAGAAAATGAAGAAATTAGGCGATGATGTTAAGCGAGTGCAAAATAGAATTCTGCAAAAGAAAGATATGAATTGGCAAGATCGTCGAGAATTGGAGAAACTTATCAAGGAGAGAGAGGCGATTGAAGAGGAAATTCAAGAAGCAAAAGACAACTTTGATGAAAATATTCAAAAACAGGAGGAGTATCAGAAAGTAAGCAAAGAAATTGCAGAAAAACAGGAGATGCTTCAAAAGTTGTTTGATGAGGTAATGAATGATGAAATGAAGGAGTTGTTCCAGGAAATGGAAGAAATGTTGAATGAAATGGATCAAGAAAAACTCAAAGAGCAACTGGATGAAATTAAAATGAGTGAGGAAGAAATGGAAAAGGAGTTGGACCGTATGTTGGAGTTGTTTAAGAAAATGGAGGTCGAAAAGGCAATGGAAGATGCGGTTAATGAATTGGACTCTTTAGCTAAAGAACAAGAGGAGTTGAGCAAACAAGCAGAAGAGAATGCTTCTGAAAACGAAAAAACAGAAGAAAATCAAGAAGATAAAAAAGATGCTGGAGATAAAAAGGATGGTGACGGAGACAAAAAGCAAGAGGATAAGAAAGATGGTGCAGATAAAAAGAAAATGAGCCAAGAGGAGTTAGAGAAGAAGCAGGAAGAAATCAATAAGAAGTTTGATCAAATAATGGAGAAGGTAAAAGAGGCGAAGGAGAAAAACGAAGAATTAGAAAGTCCTATGGACATGGATAGCGAGGAAATGGATCAGCAAGAGCAAGATGTTCAGGAAAATCTTCAGAATAGTAGCCAACAACTTCAAAAGAAGAATAATAAAAAAGCGTCAAAATCTCAAAAAAATGCTGCTCAGAAGATGAAGGAAATGTCTAAGGAGATGAAAGAAATGATGCAAATGAATCAGATGCAGCAGATGCAACAAGATGTTAAAAGTATGCGCCAGTTGTTGGAGAATTTGGTAGACATGTCTTTTGAACAGGAAGATTTGATTGATGACGTTAATATTACAATAGCTAATACGCCAACCTATGTAAAATTAGTGCAAAAGCAGGATAAGTTGAAAGATGACTTCCGTCATATTGAAGATAGCTTGCAGGCTTTGAGTAAACGTGTTTACCAAATCGAGGCGTTTGTTACTGAAAAAGTGACAGAAGTAAAGAAAACGCTCAAAAAGAGTGTTGAAACATTGGAAGAACGCCAAAAACGTACGGCTGTTGTACAACAACAGTATACAATGACTGGGGTCAATGATTTGGCTTTGATGCTAAATGAAGCAATGGATCAAATGCAACAACAAATGGCGCAGCAGATGCCTGGAACACAAGTTTGTGAAAAACCTGGGCAGGGAAAACCTGGTGGACAGGGGCAAGGTATGGGCAAAGATGGCAAAAAGCCTGGAATGGGGGGCTTGAGACAAATGCAAGAGCAGCTGAATAAGCAAATGGAAAAAATGAAGGAGATGATGAAGCAGGGAAAAATGCCTGGTGGAAAACAATTTGCGCAAATGGCTGCCAAACAAGCTGCCATCCGAAAAGCGTTGCAGGATGCGAAAAAGAAAGGTCAGAAAAAAGGGAAAGGTGGTGGAAAAGAATTGCAAGAAATGATAGATGCTATGGATAAGGTAGAAACGGATTTGGTCAACAAACGTTTGCCTAACGACATGCAAAAACGTCAAAAAGATATTTTAACTCGTTTGCTACAAGCAGAAAATGCAGAACGTGAACGTGAATTGGATGAAAAAAGAAAAGCAGAACGCCCAGATAAATATGTTCCTAAAATGCCACCAGCATTGGAGGAGTATCTAAAAAAGCGTCAAGGTCAAGTAGAAATGTTTAAAACTGTTTCACCTTCTTTGAAACCTTATTACAAAAATCTCGTAGAAAAGTATTTTAGAGCATTAAATTAA
- a CDS encoding ATP-binding protein, with protein sequence MTELALNLTLDSHPKNIAEVEPYVTQVVQKYEINQELYGNMLITLTEAVSNAIIHGNSAKAAKKVFVSTNCSNQKICFTVQDEGSGFNPDTLPDPTAPENILTPGGRGVFLMRQLSDAVTFSDDGRLVTLEFSLQ encoded by the coding sequence ATGACTGAACTTGCACTTAACTTAACCCTTGATTCTCATCCTAAAAATATCGCAGAGGTAGAACCTTATGTGACTCAAGTAGTTCAAAAATATGAGATCAATCAAGAGTTATATGGTAATATGCTAATCACTCTAACAGAAGCCGTGAGCAATGCTATTATACATGGAAACAGTGCCAAAGCAGCAAAAAAAGTTTTTGTTTCTACCAACTGTTCCAATCAAAAAATTTGCTTTACGGTTCAAGATGAGGGGTCTGGATTTAATCCCGATACTTTGCCTGATCCAACTGCCCCCGAAAATATACTTACTCCTGGAGGACGTGGTGTGTTTTTGATGAGACAACTTTCAGATGCCGTTACTTTTAGTGACGATGGGCGTTTAGTAACCTTAGAATTTTCTTTGCAGTAG